A DNA window from Jaculus jaculus isolate mJacJac1 chromosome 1, mJacJac1.mat.Y.cur, whole genome shotgun sequence contains the following coding sequences:
- the LOC101606795 gene encoding acidic leucine-rich nuclear phosphoprotein 32 family member B-like, translated as MDMKKRIHLELRNRTPAAVRELVLDNCKSNDGKIEGLTSEFVNLEFLSLIGVGLMSVSNLPKLTKLKKLEFSNNRIFGGLDILGEELPYLTHLNLSGNTLEDISTLEPLKKLDCLKSLDLFNCEVTNLNDYRESVFKLLPQLSYLDGYDREDQEAPDSDDAEVDGVDDEEEDEEGEDEDDDEEEDGEEEEFDEDDDEDEDVEGEDDEDEVSGEEEEFGHDGEVDEDEEDENEDEDEEEEKSGKGEKRKRETDDEGEDD; from the coding sequence ATGGACATGAAGAAGAGGATCCACCTGGAGCTGAGGAACCGAACCCCGGCAGCTGTTCGAGAGCTTGTCTTGGACAATTGCAAATCAAATGATGGAAAAATTGAGGGGTTAACATCGGAATTTGTGAACTTAGAGTTCctcagtttaataggtgtaggtttGATGTCAGTTTCAAATCTACCCAAGCTAACTAAATTGAAAAAGCTTGAGTTCAGCAACAATAGAATCTTTGGAGGTTTGGACATATTAGGAGAAGAACTTCCATATCTCACACATCTAAACCTAAGTGGAAATACACTGGAAGATATCAGCACCTTGGAACCTTTAAAAAAGTTGGATTGTCTGAAAAGCCTGGATCTGTTTAACTGTGAGGTCACTAACCTAAATGACTATCGAGAGAGTGTCTTCAAGCTCCTGCCCCAGCTGTCCTACCTGGATGGCTATGACCGAGAGGACCAGGAAGCCCCTGATTCAGATGATGCAGAGGTGGATGGTGTGGATGATGAGGAAGAGGATGAAGAAGGagaagatgaagatgatgatgaggaAGAAGATGGCGAGGAGGAAGAGtttgatgaagatgatgatgaagatgaagatgtAGAAGGAGAAGATGATGAAGATGAAGTCAGTGGTGAGGAAGAAGAATTTGGACATGATGGAGAAGTTGATGAAGATGAAGAAGATGAaaatgaggatgaggatgaagaagaggaaaagagcgGGAAAGgcgaaaagagaaagagagaaacagatgatGAAGGAGAAGATGATTAA